A single window of Vibrio sp. SCSIO 43137 DNA harbors:
- a CDS encoding LysR family transcriptional regulator, producing MKNLNLNLLVTFYTVVKYNSFSQAADELVLSKSVVSKQIRQLENELQCTLIQRTTRSLSLTEQGRYLYQSYARIIDDIKHCHDVLDQSNETLSGTLKIRLPIVLEHDIDLMTRVSRFARHYPHLELEVTYGYTLEDLLKDDIDVAFHIGAIPDSSYKCRKIKDLGTQVVASPGYIATHGEPKQPSELKQHRCMNYRSCLTKDKWQFNFSDNSQEFIELKSTIRSDSESMLIEMARNDVGISCALDFLVEEYIARGELVSLLEEYTWSTELYVVYPSTTVSPHKVKTFIDHLLNSEK from the coding sequence ATGAAGAACCTTAACCTGAACCTGTTGGTCACCTTCTATACCGTAGTGAAGTACAACTCTTTTTCACAGGCTGCAGACGAGCTTGTTCTGTCTAAATCTGTGGTCAGTAAACAGATCAGGCAGCTGGAAAATGAACTTCAGTGTACCCTTATCCAGCGCACAACCCGAAGCCTTTCGCTGACTGAGCAGGGGCGCTATCTCTACCAAAGTTACGCCAGAATTATCGACGATATTAAGCATTGTCACGACGTTCTTGACCAGAGTAACGAAACCCTGAGCGGTACCCTGAAAATCCGCCTGCCTATTGTACTGGAACACGATATTGATTTGATGACCAGAGTAAGCCGTTTTGCCCGGCATTATCCGCATCTGGAGCTAGAAGTCACCTATGGCTACACCCTCGAAGATCTGCTCAAGGATGATATTGATGTCGCCTTTCATATCGGCGCTATCCCCGACAGCAGCTACAAATGCCGCAAGATAAAAGACTTAGGCACTCAGGTAGTTGCTTCTCCCGGCTATATCGCCACTCACGGGGAACCCAAACAGCCTTCTGAGCTGAAACAGCACCGCTGTATGAACTACCGCAGTTGTTTAACCAAAGATAAATGGCAGTTTAACTTTTCCGATAATTCTCAGGAGTTTATTGAACTGAAATCTACCATCCGATCCGACTCTGAATCTATGCTGATTGAGATGGCCCGCAACGATGTTGGTATCTCCTGCGCTCTCGACTTTCTGGTTGAGGAGTATATAGCGCGTGGTGAACTGGTCAGCCTGTTAGAGGAATATACCTGGTCGACAGAGCTTTATGTTGTCTATCCAAGTACAACGGTTTCTCCCCATAAAGTCAAAACCTTTATTGATCACTTGCTAAATAGCGAGAAATAA
- a CDS encoding adenosylhomocysteinase yields MTQTPFNSPESGSYDVADISLALEGTKRIDWARAHMPIMRSLTERLEKEKPFAGLTIGICLHVEAKTGVWMEALTKGGAKVVLTGSPGSTQDETAAALVKDYGVHVFSRRDESFEDHMRYCQNVLSFNPDIIADNGADLHELVFTNPEFTHLQQSLIGATEETTTGANRLREDFNSDQWSTLIINDTLSKRIIENRFGVGSSVVDGIMRATNVMLHGKKVVVIGYGYCGSGTAQRLRGMGAHVTVVESNVLTRLEAHMEGFYTSTLEEALPDADMVVTITGRDNTLRKEHFELMRDKTIIANAGHFQREINLPELAELCSEPEKIRPHVTVYPFAGQDKQLFVLSDANLVNLSAGDGNPIEIMDLGLALQTLSLERIALNAQSLTKQPQPVPFDIEMMVAGLACEHWINH; encoded by the coding sequence ATGACACAAACACCTTTCAACTCTCCGGAAAGCGGCTCATATGATGTGGCTGATATTAGCTTAGCGCTGGAAGGGACCAAACGTATCGACTGGGCGAGAGCCCATATGCCAATTATGCGCAGCCTGACAGAAAGGCTGGAGAAGGAGAAACCTTTTGCCGGACTAACCATAGGGATCTGCCTGCACGTAGAAGCTAAGACAGGTGTCTGGATGGAGGCACTGACTAAAGGTGGTGCCAAGGTGGTTCTGACGGGATCTCCCGGCTCTACACAGGATGAAACCGCGGCGGCACTGGTGAAGGATTACGGGGTACATGTTTTCTCCCGTCGCGATGAGAGCTTTGAAGACCATATGCGCTATTGTCAGAATGTGCTGAGCTTTAATCCGGATATTATCGCCGATAATGGTGCCGATCTGCATGAACTGGTATTTACCAACCCTGAGTTTACTCATTTGCAGCAGTCGTTAATCGGGGCAACAGAGGAGACGACGACCGGAGCTAACCGTCTGAGAGAGGATTTCAACTCAGATCAGTGGAGCACGCTGATCATTAACGACACTCTATCCAAGAGAATTATCGAAAACCGCTTTGGTGTCGGCTCTTCAGTGGTCGACGGAATTATGCGTGCCACCAACGTTATGCTGCACGGCAAAAAGGTGGTGGTAATCGGTTACGGTTACTGTGGTTCCGGCACCGCCCAGCGTCTGCGTGGAATGGGGGCTCATGTTACCGTGGTTGAGAGTAATGTACTGACACGTTTAGAGGCGCATATGGAAGGTTTTTATACCTCAACTCTTGAAGAGGCTCTGCCGGATGCCGATATGGTAGTGACCATTACCGGACGAGATAATACATTGCGTAAAGAGCACTTTGAGTTGATGCGCGATAAAACCATTATCGCCAATGCCGGGCATTTCCAGCGTGAAATCAACCTGCCGGAGTTGGCTGAATTGTGTAGCGAACCTGAGAAAATCCGTCCTCACGTTACTGTCTATCCCTTTGCCGGACAAGATAAGCAGCTATTTGTTTTGTCGGATGCCAATTTGGTCAACTTGTCTGCAGGAGACGGCAACCCGATTGAGATTATGGATCTTGGTCTTGCGCTACAGACCCTGAGTCTGGAAAGAATCGCCCTTAATGCTCAGTCTCTGACTAAGCAGCCTCAGCCGGTTCCTTTCGATATTGAGATGATGGTAGCCGGGCTGGCCTGTGAGCATTGGATTAATCACTAA
- a CDS encoding methyl-accepting chemotaxis protein, with amino-acid sequence MKHLGFKQTLLLSILLLTTLSVGTVSYFFYQQSRDSLTAEIDSSTRMYLHQRAIELQNYLNDKVQAVANLGRLYSKQDISGDFTQLTHRYAAAVNTQSFVIGLDSGKGYWNQTSDNWPNHVFKGDVRSQSWYQLAMQNSGVAVTDPYGDNPKWMSIVHKIKNGMIAADFELTFFNELVNTSDDIEGSMALIISQDSTILATSSPAMKLDTKLRSYSGFGSLLAESVNYKEYKVDYHIDGKDKVLYSKQFSIGGKNWYYLISLDKKVVFGQLEKMKSNAMLLTAGFTLLSVIAAFFIIQFLFRPVVALRDTIQELSKGNGDLTQRLEVNSKDELGQIAGGVNGFISHLQQLMLEIEAATIKLEQDVTALTGQTQSNAEILNQHVVETEQIVAAIEEMNSTAETVAHHAAETAQFTSEAATMGGESLQVVGDAQSKVTSLQSEVETTANSLHQMSEETKGISSILNVIGEIAEQTNLLALNAAIEAARAGEQGRGFAVVADEVRALASRTQTSTGEIEHALDSLLAGSKSVTDSMDITKETCDQTFKSTETVGERIDGLTNHVAEINDLSTQIATAAEEQSSVTQEVSRNMSSINEMVSQLHVNGQETQTQTESIAVINNQISSLVGKFRLK; translated from the coding sequence ATGAAACATCTTGGATTTAAACAGACTTTATTGCTGTCTATACTGCTGCTGACAACACTCTCTGTAGGTACGGTAAGCTACTTTTTTTATCAACAAAGCAGAGACTCTCTTACGGCTGAAATTGACTCCTCCACCCGTATGTACCTTCACCAGCGAGCTATAGAACTGCAAAATTACTTAAACGACAAAGTTCAGGCCGTCGCTAATCTTGGCAGATTATACAGTAAGCAGGATATCAGCGGAGATTTTACTCAACTAACCCACCGCTATGCAGCGGCAGTCAATACGCAAAGTTTTGTTATCGGGCTGGATAGCGGTAAAGGTTATTGGAACCAGACGTCCGACAACTGGCCAAACCATGTATTTAAAGGTGATGTCCGCAGCCAAAGCTGGTATCAGCTAGCAATGCAAAACAGCGGGGTTGCCGTTACCGATCCCTATGGTGATAACCCTAAATGGATGAGTATCGTTCATAAAATCAAAAACGGTATGATCGCAGCCGATTTTGAGCTTACCTTCTTTAACGAGCTAGTGAACACCTCTGATGATATTGAAGGTTCCATGGCCCTGATTATCTCGCAGGACTCGACCATTTTGGCAACCTCATCTCCGGCAATGAAACTGGATACTAAGCTGCGATCGTATTCCGGCTTTGGCAGCCTGCTTGCAGAATCAGTGAATTACAAAGAGTATAAGGTTGATTACCATATCGACGGTAAAGATAAGGTGCTCTACTCAAAGCAGTTTTCTATAGGCGGAAAAAATTGGTATTACCTGATTTCTCTCGATAAAAAGGTGGTGTTCGGCCAGCTTGAAAAGATGAAGAGTAACGCTATGTTACTGACCGCCGGTTTTACCCTTTTAAGTGTTATCGCCGCTTTTTTTATTATTCAGTTTTTGTTCAGGCCGGTTGTTGCTTTGCGGGATACCATTCAGGAGTTATCTAAAGGCAACGGCGACCTTACACAACGCCTTGAGGTCAACTCGAAGGATGAGCTGGGGCAGATTGCCGGAGGCGTTAACGGCTTTATCAGCCACCTGCAACAGCTTATGCTGGAAATAGAAGCTGCCACTATAAAACTTGAGCAGGACGTTACAGCACTGACAGGACAGACACAAAGCAATGCCGAGATCCTCAATCAACATGTTGTTGAAACTGAACAGATAGTCGCTGCCATTGAGGAGATGAACTCTACCGCAGAGACTGTCGCTCACCATGCAGCAGAAACGGCACAGTTCACCTCAGAAGCGGCAACCATGGGTGGAGAATCACTGCAGGTAGTAGGCGATGCCCAGTCCAAAGTGACTTCACTGCAAAGTGAAGTAGAGACCACAGCGAACAGCCTGCACCAGATGAGTGAAGAGACCAAAGGGATCAGCTCAATTCTTAATGTCATTGGTGAAATTGCCGAGCAAACCAATCTTTTGGCACTCAATGCCGCTATTGAAGCAGCAAGAGCCGGTGAACAGGGACGAGGCTTTGCTGTGGTCGCCGATGAGGTAAGAGCCCTTGCCAGCCGGACCCAGACCAGCACAGGTGAAATAGAACATGCTCTGGACAGCCTTCTGGCGGGCAGTAAGTCGGTAACTGATTCCATGGATATCACCAAAGAGACCTGCGACCAGACCTTCAAAAGCACAGAGACCGTTGGAGAACGCATTGACGGCCTGACCAATCATGTTGCTGAAATAAACGACCTCAGTACTCAGATTGCCACCGCGGCAGAAGAACAAAGCAGCGTTACTCAGGAAGTAAGCCGCAATATGTCTTCAATTAACGAGATGGTTAGCCAGCTTCATGTAAATGGCCAGGAAACTCAGACACAAACAGAAAGTATCGCAGTAATCAATAATCAGATCAGCAGCTTAGTAGGCAAGTTCCGCCTGAAATAA
- a CDS encoding helix-turn-helix transcriptional regulator, giving the protein MEMKNKHDKLAKRLGIILTRLNTGEHLFLDELALEFNVSIRTLQRDFNERLGYLPLERNGSAYSLPSRILGKQNVNDLFSIALSMGLGTLFPETRYLKHTVLSSKNSSAIMFQSPVIEDIGEQSRSFEVLIECIDNNNCVSFYYKATQYRQVAPYKLINYQGVWYLAAQYNERLFSFRFTEIVQLSQLKSRYKPCIQTVTSITTKEKNWHSFEPHC; this is encoded by the coding sequence ATGGAAATGAAGAATAAACACGACAAACTGGCCAAAAGGCTGGGCATTATCCTCACTCGTCTCAATACGGGAGAGCACCTGTTTCTGGATGAGCTTGCTTTAGAGTTCAATGTTTCAATCAGAACACTTCAGCGCGATTTTAATGAAAGGTTAGGTTACCTGCCTCTGGAAAGGAATGGTTCAGCTTATTCGCTGCCTTCAAGGATACTAGGCAAACAGAACGTAAATGACCTCTTTTCCATAGCATTAAGTATGGGGCTGGGAACCCTGTTTCCGGAAACCCGTTACCTGAAACATACCGTACTATCCAGCAAAAATTCTTCTGCAATTATGTTTCAGTCACCTGTTATTGAAGATATCGGGGAACAGAGCCGTTCTTTCGAGGTATTGATTGAATGTATTGATAACAATAACTGCGTTTCTTTTTATTATAAGGCGACACAATACCGGCAGGTCGCGCCCTATAAACTTATTAACTATCAGGGAGTGTGGTACCTCGCCGCTCAATATAATGAAAGGCTGTTTTCCTTCCGGTTTACCGAAATTGTTCAATTATCTCAGCTAAAGTCCCGCTATAAGCCCTGTATTCAAACTGTTACCAGTATCACCACCAAGGAGAAAAACTGGCACTCTTTTGAACCTCACTGTTAG
- a CDS encoding methyl-accepting chemotaxis protein, whose translation MLFRTQKQFIEGAYVFDIEGNTYDKDGVKQGFNPKDLGRSYYKAVFNDGKTFYVIAPFTSVVTQKEIVVLAYKVNGSVAVITSIYLDALLGNLSDRKDMFLYAEDGTILTSPYSDLLGKNIYNERPLYKQFSAASPELSYTAVVNGEDAEFTAFWSQLDVNGWKFVTFIRDSVIEEGANNQLLTSGGIGLLSLLVALGILLLVLDKLVLKPVGGTPDEIAKLMEKMADGDFTQNLKQTGKETGIYLSLVKLSSELSELIKNTHGISESVTSASQELNGIMNTTKQNAQEELSQMEQISTAINELSSTSQEVSQQAVAAEEQAKGARENVDSGKLTLERNIGLTDSISTSVSESATIVDELRQFALEIGSVTEVINSISEQTNLLALNAAIEAARAGEHGRGFAVVADEVRSLASKTQESTVSIQESIEKLQKQSERAQNNMTQNVELIEESVQLADNVKSSFEDIARAVESISEINTLVATASQEQFSVTEDISQNTTLAFDLVQKNVGGIDETLQASAELSQLAETQKNELAFFKV comes from the coding sequence ATGCTGTTTCGTACCCAAAAGCAGTTTATAGAAGGTGCGTATGTTTTTGATATTGAAGGTAATACCTATGATAAGGATGGAGTCAAACAAGGTTTTAACCCGAAAGATTTGGGGCGCTCATATTACAAAGCTGTGTTTAATGACGGTAAAACTTTCTATGTTATAGCACCTTTTACGTCGGTAGTGACTCAGAAAGAGATCGTTGTTCTCGCTTATAAAGTGAATGGGTCTGTTGCCGTTATCACCTCTATTTATCTTGATGCCCTGCTTGGAAACCTCTCTGACCGGAAAGATATGTTCCTGTATGCTGAAGACGGTACTATTCTGACTTCGCCTTATTCAGATCTTTTGGGTAAGAATATTTATAACGAGCGCCCTCTTTACAAGCAGTTTAGTGCAGCCTCTCCGGAACTAAGCTACACCGCAGTAGTGAATGGAGAAGATGCCGAGTTTACGGCTTTCTGGAGTCAGCTTGATGTTAATGGCTGGAAGTTCGTTACCTTTATCAGAGATTCAGTTATTGAAGAGGGTGCCAACAATCAGTTGCTGACTTCCGGCGGCATCGGGCTGCTAAGCTTATTGGTCGCTTTGGGTATTTTGTTGCTGGTGCTGGATAAATTGGTGCTTAAGCCGGTTGGTGGTACCCCGGATGAGATTGCCAAGTTGATGGAGAAAATGGCTGACGGCGACTTTACCCAGAACCTGAAACAGACAGGAAAAGAGACAGGTATTTACTTGTCGCTGGTTAAGCTCTCTTCCGAACTTTCTGAGCTGATTAAAAATACCCATGGTATCTCTGAGAGTGTTACCTCTGCTTCTCAGGAGCTTAACGGTATTATGAACACGACTAAGCAGAATGCTCAGGAAGAGTTATCGCAGATGGAACAAATTTCTACTGCCATTAATGAGCTTTCCTCTACCTCTCAGGAAGTAAGCCAGCAAGCCGTTGCCGCGGAAGAGCAGGCGAAAGGAGCAAGGGAGAATGTCGATAGCGGTAAGCTGACCCTTGAACGCAATATTGGCCTGACAGACTCAATCAGTACCTCGGTCAGTGAGAGTGCCACTATTGTTGATGAACTGCGTCAGTTTGCTTTAGAGATTGGCTCTGTTACGGAAGTGATTAACTCTATTTCAGAGCAAACTAACCTGTTGGCGCTAAACGCTGCTATTGAAGCGGCCCGAGCCGGTGAACATGGCCGCGGCTTTGCTGTGGTAGCCGATGAAGTGCGTAGTCTTGCGTCGAAAACACAAGAGTCGACAGTCAGCATTCAGGAGAGCATTGAGAAGCTGCAGAAGCAGTCCGAACGTGCCCAGAACAATATGACTCAGAATGTAGAGCTGATCGAAGAGTCGGTACAGCTTGCTGATAATGTTAAGTCGTCATTTGAAGATATTGCCCGTGCTGTTGAATCTATTTCTGAGATTAATACGCTGGTGGCAACGGCTTCTCAGGAGCAGTTCAGCGTAACTGAAGACATATCTCAGAACACCACACTAGCCTTCGATCTGGTACAGAAGAATGTAGGCGGTATTGATGAAACGTTGCAAGCCTCTGCTGAGTTGTCACAATTGGCAGAAACCCAGAAGAATGAGTTGGCTTTCTTTAAAGTATAA
- a CDS encoding histone deacetylase family protein — protein MIPLIYHPIYSQLPLPDGHRYPINKYRMLYQAIEQERESCSGWNGNFGYVQPEPLSENEVKTVHCEEYLRLLIKGELAAVKMRRIGFPWSEQLIKRTLTSAGGSCETVHQAVKYGVAIHLSGGYHHAHYDFGSGFCLINDLVLAAKRALTLEGIERVLIVDSDVHHGDGTATLCKNEPDITTLSFYCDKNFPARKPDSDLDVPLARETGDNEFLQTFRSVVEIAVNLYQPDMILYDAGVDIHKEDELGYLHISTEGIFQRDVFMFELAKNTQLPIACVVGGGYRQRHQDLVPIHMQLMRAAFQVYGN, from the coding sequence ATGATTCCGCTGATTTATCACCCGATATATTCTCAACTGCCGCTTCCTGACGGGCATCGTTACCCGATCAATAAGTATCGTATGCTGTATCAGGCTATTGAACAGGAGAGGGAAAGCTGTAGCGGCTGGAACGGGAATTTCGGATATGTTCAGCCTGAGCCGCTTTCAGAGAACGAAGTAAAAACAGTACATTGTGAAGAGTACCTTCGTTTGTTGATTAAGGGGGAACTTGCGGCCGTTAAAATGCGGCGGATTGGTTTTCCGTGGAGTGAACAACTGATAAAACGGACACTGACATCCGCAGGCGGTAGTTGTGAAACCGTTCATCAGGCTGTGAAATATGGTGTGGCCATACATCTGAGTGGCGGTTATCACCATGCTCATTACGATTTTGGCAGCGGCTTTTGTCTGATCAATGATCTGGTATTAGCGGCTAAGCGGGCATTAACCCTGGAAGGCATTGAACGGGTATTGATTGTCGATAGTGATGTTCATCATGGCGATGGTACGGCAACACTGTGCAAAAATGAGCCGGATATTACCACGCTCTCTTTTTATTGTGATAAAAACTTTCCGGCCCGAAAGCCGGATTCGGATCTGGATGTACCTTTAGCAAGAGAAACCGGAGATAACGAGTTTTTGCAGACATTCCGTTCTGTTGTTGAGATAGCGGTTAACCTTTATCAGCCGGATATGATCCTTTATGACGCCGGCGTTGATATCCATAAAGAGGATGAACTTGGCTACCTGCATATCTCTACAGAAGGTATTTTTCAACGTGATGTTTTTATGTTTGAGCTGGCAAAAAACACTCAGCTTCCCATAGCCTGTGTGGTTGGTGGTGGATACCGCCAGCGGCATCAGGATCTGGTGCCCATTCATATGCAGTTAATGCGAGCTGCTTTTCAGGTTTATGGAAATTAA
- a CDS encoding GNAT family N-acetyltransferase: MKQEKIETERLLLRPFYLSDSKRVAELAGDKRVSDMTANIPYPYEESVATDWISSHASLFSDRKEVVYGITKKGSDEVIGAVGMVMQPDGCGVLGYWLGVEFWGKGFATEAAHGLIEFCRSQLDMTAIEVWHLVENNQSQSVINKLNIPYIENRQIKKLDQQREICVYRQDFNPR; this comes from the coding sequence ATGAAGCAAGAGAAAATAGAAACTGAAAGGTTGCTACTAAGGCCTTTCTATTTAAGTGACAGCAAACGCGTTGCTGAGTTAGCAGGGGATAAGCGGGTTTCTGATATGACCGCTAATATCCCATACCCTTACGAAGAGTCGGTGGCAACAGACTGGATCAGCAGCCACGCTTCACTGTTTTCCGACAGAAAAGAAGTAGTGTACGGGATTACAAAGAAGGGCAGCGATGAGGTTATCGGTGCCGTTGGTATGGTGATGCAGCCGGATGGCTGCGGTGTTCTAGGTTACTGGCTTGGAGTAGAGTTCTGGGGAAAAGGATTTGCAACCGAGGCCGCTCACGGGCTTATCGAGTTTTGCCGTAGTCAGCTTGATATGACGGCAATCGAGGTTTGGCATCTGGTGGAAAACAATCAGTCACAGTCGGTTATAAATAAGCTAAATATCCCCTATATAGAAAATAGACAGATTAAGAAACTGGACCAGCAAAGAGAAATATGCGTTTACCGTCAGGATTTTAACCCACGCTGA
- a CDS encoding nuclear transport factor 2 family protein, with protein sequence MNSKQVVLAFWQAMQSNDFAKAAERLSPDFEGYWPQSGELTLGRENFTAINSYYPANGRWQFDIHSVVCEGDTVVTDVSITDGVQKARAVTFHTVTDGLITRQKEFWPDEMEAQPWRAQWVKVVKEHN encoded by the coding sequence ATGAACTCAAAACAAGTGGTACTTGCCTTCTGGCAAGCGATGCAATCTAACGACTTTGCCAAAGCGGCAGAGCGGTTAAGCCCTGATTTTGAAGGCTATTGGCCGCAATCGGGTGAGTTGACTTTAGGGCGTGAAAATTTTACCGCCATCAACAGTTATTATCCGGCCAATGGTCGCTGGCAGTTTGATATCCACTCTGTTGTTTGCGAAGGCGATACCGTGGTAACAGATGTCTCCATTACGGATGGCGTACAAAAAGCACGGGCTGTTACTTTTCATACTGTGACTGACGGATTAATTACCAGACAAAAAGAGTTCTGGCCCGATGAAATGGAAGCGCAGCCGTGGCGTGCTCAATGGGTTAAGGTGGTAAAAGAGCATAACTAA
- a CDS encoding HAD family hydrolase, with amino-acid sequence MKNIYLFDWGDTLMVDFKGQQGKMCHWNKVQATDGAKDVLAELSKNHLIYVATNAADSTESDIKKAFERVELAQYIDGYFCKTNLGVGKGTPEFFSRIIKSLKVSPHMITMVGDSYNNDIAPAISAGIHAIWISSQNDHSHLNDEAQQIDKLRDILVKREAR; translated from the coding sequence ATGAAAAATATCTATCTGTTTGACTGGGGAGACACTCTGATGGTCGACTTTAAGGGTCAACAGGGAAAGATGTGCCATTGGAATAAGGTTCAGGCGACTGATGGGGCAAAAGACGTTCTGGCTGAGTTGTCAAAAAATCATCTTATTTATGTTGCGACTAATGCCGCAGATTCGACGGAATCTGACATTAAGAAGGCTTTTGAGAGGGTAGAACTGGCCCAATATATTGATGGCTATTTTTGTAAGACTAATCTGGGTGTTGGTAAAGGGACGCCGGAGTTTTTTAGCCGGATTATAAAATCTCTTAAAGTGTCTCCGCATATGATTACCATGGTTGGAGACTCCTATAATAATGATATTGCGCCGGCTATATCTGCAGGTATTCATGCCATCTGGATTTCCTCTCAAAATGATCATTCTCATTTAAATGACGAAGCTCAGCAGATAGATAAGCTGCGGGATATACTCGTTAAGCGAGAAGCAAGATAG
- a CDS encoding ATP-binding protein, translating into MAKVVFVSGIHGAGKSTFCEELQHRLQIAHYSSSSLIKANSGYAELQKLASNIDEKQLILLDALSKLTDPAIILDGHFCLLNHKGEVVEINDEIAYRISPSAIVHITCPADVIHQRLMKRDSATFSVELLDEMQLKETEKAAQIAADLNIPLMNFCSGECMDAIIRNLYPLCADEPECV; encoded by the coding sequence ATGGCAAAGGTTGTATTTGTATCAGGGATTCATGGCGCCGGTAAGTCAACCTTCTGTGAAGAGTTACAACATAGGTTGCAAATAGCACATTACTCAAGTAGTAGCCTGATTAAAGCCAACTCGGGTTATGCCGAGCTGCAGAAGTTGGCCAGCAATATTGATGAAAAGCAGCTTATTCTTCTGGATGCACTGTCCAAACTAACAGATCCAGCCATTATTCTTGATGGCCATTTTTGTTTGTTGAATCATAAAGGCGAAGTGGTTGAGATTAACGATGAAATTGCTTACCGGATATCGCCTTCGGCCATTGTCCATATCACTTGCCCTGCCGATGTTATCCATCAAAGATTAATGAAGCGGGATAGTGCCACTTTTTCCGTTGAGTTATTAGATGAGATGCAACTGAAAGAGACAGAAAAAGCCGCTCAGATAGCGGCTGATCTTAACATTCCGCTGATGAACTTCTGTTCGGGAGAGTGTATGGATGCCATTATCCGAAATTTGTATCCTTTATGCGCAGATGAGCCTGAATGTGTTTAG
- a CDS encoding alpha/beta fold hydrolase, translating into MPRTLLTFCLSVFLTGCVKSEEKKDLAYIQSGQEESDYRILFIHGSPGSKEGYQAYLDHPDLAQRAELISADRLGYGANPRIPEPSIMQQAVALQPFLSDNKKNILVGHSLGSPIALQLALLDPEKVAGMVLVASAFDPELEHPKWYNLLADTIVVKWLLSKDMNNSNEEMMVLSQELTELSSKDWSRLTMPIDIVHGDEDKLADPDNAEYVYNKLSQQDATLTILRQKGHFVLWKDHEMIVRQIVKLLERVGQIKQG; encoded by the coding sequence TTGCCACGAACACTACTGACCTTTTGCCTCTCCGTATTTCTGACTGGATGCGTTAAAAGCGAGGAGAAAAAGGATCTTGCTTATATTCAGTCCGGGCAGGAAGAATCAGATTACCGAATTCTGTTTATTCACGGCTCTCCCGGTAGTAAAGAGGGGTATCAGGCTTATCTGGACCACCCTGATTTGGCGCAGCGTGCTGAACTGATTTCTGCCGACAGGCTTGGTTATGGAGCCAATCCCCGTATTCCCGAACCATCAATAATGCAGCAGGCAGTTGCGCTGCAGCCTTTTTTGTCAGACAACAAAAAGAATATTTTAGTCGGGCACTCTCTTGGCAGTCCGATAGCTCTGCAACTGGCTCTGTTAGATCCTGAAAAGGTAGCCGGTATGGTGCTGGTGGCGTCGGCATTTGATCCTGAACTGGAACACCCTAAATGGTATAACCTTCTGGCAGATACCATTGTGGTCAAATGGCTGCTATCAAAAGATATGAATAACTCAAATGAAGAGATGATGGTGTTATCGCAAGAGCTGACAGAATTGAGCTCTAAGGATTGGTCGCGACTAACTATGCCTATTGATATCGTTCATGGTGATGAAGATAAACTGGCTGACCCTGACAATGCCGAATATGTCTATAACAAGCTATCACAGCAGGATGCAACATTAACCATACTCAGGCAAAAAGGCCATTTTGTGTTGTGGAAAGATCACGAGATGATAGTCAGACAAATTGTTAAGTTGCTGGAGCGGGTAGGGCAGATCAAGCAAGGTTAA
- a CDS encoding ArsR/SmtB family transcription factor, which yields MEPNIAYLANLIGDQARSKMLIALMGGKALTATELSVEADITPQTASSHLQKLVEGELLIVRKQGRHKYFQLKDGKIADLLEQLLNISSEMVTAQVSTGPSDKRLRRARICYDHLAGELGVALFDALISEGLIIDAGNDATLTEQGKSFFDELGYDFNQLKSSKHPLCKACLDWSERRSHLAGKLGSWILTDAIEQKWATQDLDSRAISFSQKGLTAFSRKYRIPASLL from the coding sequence ATGGAACCCAATATTGCCTATCTGGCAAACCTGATTGGCGATCAAGCCCGTTCAAAAATGCTAATTGCGCTAATGGGAGGAAAAGCCCTGACAGCGACAGAGCTTTCTGTTGAGGCAGACATCACACCGCAAACCGCTAGTAGCCACCTGCAAAAGCTGGTCGAGGGAGAGTTACTTATTGTCCGCAAACAGGGGAGACATAAGTACTTCCAGTTAAAGGACGGCAAAATTGCCGATCTGCTGGAGCAGCTGTTAAACATAAGCTCGGAAATGGTCACCGCTCAGGTATCTACCGGGCCTAGCGATAAAAGGCTTCGCAGAGCGCGGATTTGCTATGACCATCTTGCCGGTGAGCTTGGTGTGGCTCTGTTTGATGCTCTGATCTCTGAAGGGCTGATTATTGATGCCGGAAATGACGCAACATTAACTGAACAAGGCAAAAGCTTTTTTGACGAGCTGGGTTACGACTTCAATCAGCTAAAAAGCAGTAAGCACCCACTGTGTAAGGCCTGTCTAGACTGGAGTGAAAGGCGCAGCCATCTGGCAGGAAAATTAGGAAGCTGGATTCTTACGGACGCAATTGAGCAAAAGTGGGCAACTCAGGATCTCGACTCCAGAGCCATTAGCTTTTCTCAGAAAGGATTGACGGCCTTTTCACGCAAATACAGGATTCCGGCTTCACTGCTGTAA